The window GCAGCAACAGCTCCGAGCGTTAGAAGCGAAACGTAAGGGAAGTCGTCTTTCTCGTGTATTTTTGCGAATGCTCCGAAGAAATTTCCATCTCGTGCAGCGGCAAACGGAATCCGCGAGTAGCCGAGCAGTAGTGAAAACACAGAAGCGAACGCCGTCCACATGATCAGGAAGGTTGCAGCCATTCCCGCCCAGCTTCCGTACAGCCGCTCCATCATGGCGGAGATGAGATAACGTCCTTCTCCGGTTCCTTTCACCAGTTCGCGCCACGGGACCACTCCGATGATACTTATGTTCATGACGATGTAGATAAATGCGACGAGGGCAATGGAGATTATGATTGTGCGGGGGATTGTCTTGGCCGGTTCCTTCACCTCATCCCCGAGGAAGCAGACGTTGTAATACCCCCAGTAATCGTAGACCGAAATGAGCATAGCCGAGCCGAGTCCGAGGAAGAATTCTTTGGAAAGAGAAAACGCTCCTTGTGGAAAGTCGAACGCGACGCGCCGGTCGAAGTGCGTGATGCCTGCAAATATGACCCACATTACCGCTGCCATCACAACTACCCATAGTAGCCGAGACAGCTTATTTATTACCGTGATCTTTCGGTAGAGAAGAAGAACTGCGAGAAGCAGAGCAGCAATTGCGATGATGGTGAACGCACGGATGTCAAAACTCGCCGTGAGCGTCCCGGCAAATGGGATGCTGATTACTTTATCAATGGAAAAGAAAACACGGTTTAACCCCGGCAAAAAGTAAGTGGAATACTCTGCGAGTCCGATGCACCCCGAGGCAATTGAGAGCGGCGCACTGAAGACGAGCTGCCAGATAAAGATGAAAGACATCATTCTCCCGAACTTCCCGTAGATTTCACTTAGGTATCGGTACGTTCCTCCAGAGCTCGGCATCGCAGCACCGAGTTCTGCCCATACCATCCCGTCGCACATCGCTAACAATGCGCCGAGAATCCATCCTAGCATTGCTTGTGGTCCACCCATCGCGGAAATGATGAGCGGTATAGTGATAAACGGTCCCACTCCGATCATATCGATCATGTTCAGGGAGATGGCGCCGGAAAGTGTCAGCCCTCTTAGGAGATGAGGATTTTCGATCTTTGCTTGGGACAAGTCAATTGTGGTTCAATTGTCAAAACTCAATAGTCAAAATACAATTCAATTATCAGAACCAAATTAAGCGGTTTAATGTCTATATCTGGGCGCCGTGCGCTTCCCGCCGATGCCTTTGACAAACACTAGTTGCCATTTCTAGGCTGCGATATTAGATTGAACAACAATTTCATCCCGCCCTCGTTTAATATTTTTACCTGTCTGTAAAGTGCAAGCGAGGTATAAGTATAAGTTCCCTTCCCATATTTTGCCTGGAGGAGAGAGGTTGACGGCACTGTTTCATCCTCGTCGCTCATCGCAAGAAGCCGTTCATATTTGCCGGAGGTTTTCGTCGTGTCTCCGTCGGGCAGATAAATATTTCTTTCCTGCACCCATCCGTTCCAATCGGAAGGGAGGATCTGGTTTGGCGAATGGAACAGTTTATTCGAGGGATCCAAAACTGTAACCGGCTGTGTCTCTTCGGTCACTCGCTCTTTCGTGATATTGATCGGATAAGGAGCAAAGGCGTGTCCGTTCCATTCGGGGGGTCTGTTGTAGAAGCACACGACATTCCCTCCATTGTTCACGTAGTCGAGAATCCTATCGTTGTATTCAACAAGGTCATGCCGATAGAGATATGCGCGTATGTCGAGGACTATCGACGTGAATTTGGTTAGGTTTTCTGCTGCCAGGCTGGAAGAGTCCAGGACTTGATATCTTATACCGAAGGCATCGAGAGTTTCCTGCAGAGTGTTGTCGTAAGTATTCACGAGCCCGATATTGTCCGAGGTGTCATATTTTGCTCTGACCCGTCTGAGGACGGCGACGTCCCTTTGGAACCTTAATCCGGACGACCTTCGTCTAGGATGAGGTAAGGCAGCAAAGATGAGTGAGTCGTCTGCCCTTTTGGTTTCAGGAAGTTTCAGTGTCACCTTAAGATGATATCTTTCCGAGTTAGGAAGGACAAAACGCTTTATCATTATGTTATGCCTGCCGAAGTAGACATATAGAGTTATCGGAAGCGGGGCGTTAGTGCGATTGAAGGTCTCCAAATCATACGACCTATTCCTGCCATGAGGATTGACGCTTGACAACAGAGAATATTTCGGTGAGACGTAAAAGGAAAACGGCTTCAGATCGGAAGTAAAAATGCTCGGAACCGGGAATGTTTTTCTTTCGGATGGCAGTATCCCTGAAAATAAATCGTGTGGATCGTACGGATATTTCTTATAACTGCGTACCAGCTCATAAACCGACTTTCTAAAGACCGTCGGCAGGTTGACAAAGTCCAATTGATCCATTCCTTGCGTGCGATGTTTCTTCAATGCATCCCACGCGACTTGTTGAATGGTCTCGTTGTCATATTTCGTATCGACAGGAATAGTCACAAGTGAATCTTTTTTCAGTTCGGTTTCTCTCAGCACACGGAAAAATAATTTTTTCACTTGCCAAACAGTTACTCCGTGCCGGAGTTGCTCCGGATGGTACGTCGGGTCAGCTGCTTTCTCGAAGGCTTCGTACGCAGTGATGCCGACGGCTTGATGGTTCCCGTGCTGCCGGTCCGGCAATGTCGTAATTGTATCGTGATTTGTTATAATCACATCCGGCCTCAATGAGCGTATCATGTAAACGATTCTGGAAAGCACGGAATCTTTCCCGCCCCACATGCGAAAAGTTTCCTTTGCCGTCTTTGAAAAACCGAAATCGGGGAAGTTCAAAAAATAAACCTGTGTTCCCAAGACTTTTGACGCGGCGAGAGTCTCTTCCGTACGCATTTCTGCGAGTTCTTTGTAAAGCTCGGAACCGATTACGTTTTGCCCGCCTTCACCGCGGGTGTAAAAGATGCTGTACGCCTTTACATTTTTGATGTGAGTGTAATATGCAAGAGTCGCACCATTTTCGTCGTCGGGATGAGCGGACAGGCACATGAGCACGAAGCCGGAACCTTGTTGTACGGGTTCTGATCGGTACGTAATCCCGGTCTTGCTTGTCGCAGAAGACGAAATGACTCCGGTGACAAGCAGGAACACAAAGTAACTGACTATTCGGTCGTCTTTGAAGAAATTCTTCGCTCTCATGCCGATTTCACGACTATTTCCAAATGTCCCATGAAATTTTTCTAAGTTAAGATATTGCACATGTGTTTCCAACATTTTTCTGCTTATAAAAGTTTTGCAGGGTACTTATATTTCATCTGTTATACAACTGATACTTGGTGTGCCACAAAGACGAGTAGGAAAAATGTCAAGATTCAAGCTGATGCCCCCAAAAATGGCGAACAAAATCTTTTTCTTTTTCTTGATGGCACTGGTGAGTCCTTCCCGTGCGCAGACCTATCTCGGGGACTTTAGATCTTTTGTCGTTTCAGGCCGAACCATCATGGTACAGGCGGATACTTCCGCCGTGAAGTTCATATTCTATAAGCCCAACATAGTTCGAGTCGATTTCATGCCGAGCCTGACGACTACATTTGATACTTCACTCGTAGTTATCGTGGATACTACCATACCAGCGAACTATTTTGTCGCAGATAGTGATTCAACCTTTACGATAAAGAGTTCTTCTTTACAAATCGTGTGTCGAAAATTTCCTCTTCGGGTTGGGTTTTATTCGGCAGGCGGAGAGTCTTTGGTCAAAGAACCAGCCTCAGGTGGAGCGGGTTCCTCTAAGTCAAAGAGGATTGCGAATTTTTTCGTGAAGCCATCCGAGCACTTTTATGGTACGGGCGAGCGGGGGATGAGCCTCGACCTTCGGGGCCAGGCATTCGACAATTACAATGAACAGCATGGTGGTTACGGGTCGCCGGTTCCCCCGACAATGAATGTGAACATCCCGTTTATGATTTCAAGCGGCAACTATGGGATTTATTTTGATGACACATATAGGGGACATTTCGACGTCGGCAATTCGAACCCAAATGTTTTTACGTATACTGCCGACGGCGGGGAACTTTCCTATTACTTCATCTGCGATTCCACAATGAAGGACGTGCTGGCCGATTACACATGGCTTACCGGTCGACCGCCGCTTCTTCCCAGATGGGCTTACGGCTACATCCAATCGAAGTACGGTTACAGGAATGATACGGATGCATCTCAGATGATCCAGCGAATGAGAAATGACAGCATTCCGTGCGACGCGATAGTGCTGGATTTATACTGGTTTCAAAACATGGGAGACTTATCATGGAACACCGGTTCGTGGCCAAATCCAAATCAAACAACTGAAAACTTCTTGTCCCAGGGGTTTAAAACTATTGTCATCACGGAGCCTTATATCACACAGCCTTCGTTGAATTTTTCAGAGGCAAATAATCTCGGCTACCTTGCAAAGAGTTCCGCCGATCAAAGCTACATTTTGGGCAACTGGTGGTCATGCGGCTGCAACGCGGGTCTGCTCGATATAACAAACCCCGCGGCCCGGGCTTGGTGGTGGGGAAAATACAACTCGATTTTTCAGACGGGAGTGTCCGGGCTCTGGACGGACCTTGGTGAACCCGAGAGAGATTATGGCGATATGAAATTTTACACCGGATCGGATTCCATGGTTCACAATATCTACGATTTTCTCTGGGCCAAGACTTTGTTTGAAGGGTTTAATAACTCATTTTCAAATCTGCGCATGTTCAATCTTACTCGTTCGGGATATGCCGGGATTCAGAGATTTGGTGTTGTAACATGGTCGGGCGATGTCTCAAAGACTTTCGGCGGGCTTGCTGTGCAGCTTCCGCTCCTCCTAAACATGGGCATGTCAGGAATTGTTTATCACAATTCGGACATCGGAGGATTTGATAACGGAAGTACGACTCCGGAGCTATATGCCCGCTGGATGGAATTCGGTGCCTTCTGTCCGGTGATGAGGGCGCACGGATACGATGGCGATAATGGTACAGAGCCATGGTCATTCGGAACCCAAACGGAAGAAATAGTTAGAAACATCATAAAGCTCCGCTATTGCCTTCTCCCCTATAACTACACCGCGGCGAATGAAGCCTACACGACGGGAATGCCGATGGCACGGCCGCTCGTTCTCGAGTATTCCAACGATCCGAATGTTTATAACGAAAGCTCTGCTTACTTATGGGGAGACGATTTTCTTGTTGCGCCTGTGGTTCAATCCGGACAAACAACACAGATGCTTTATTTGCCTCAAGGGAAATGGGTGGAGTACTGGACAGATAAAGTTTATAACGGGGGCACAACCGTCACAACAAGCGCTCCATTGAATGAAGTGCCGCTGTTTGTGAAAGCAGGAAGCATCATACCGATGCAGCCGGCGGTAAACTATGTTGATGAGTTTCCGTCCGACACCATGGATCTTGCGATTTACCCTGATCCTGATAACGCTTCAACATTCTCTCTCTACGAAGATGATGGGAAAACTCTGGCTTACCAAAAGGGTGCGTTTGCGACGACCCATTTCAGCGAAGCGATAACGGATGGCAGCCGCACCATGGAGATAACTGTAGGCAGTTCTATCGGGGACTACAATGGCAAGCCGGCAGATCGCGTTTATGTGTGCGCGATACACAAGGCATCTAATGTCCCTGCCGATGTGCGGTTCTTTAATGTGTCGTCTGGAGCGAATTACAGATTGGACCTGCTCGTCTCCAGAGGTTCTTTGGATGCCGTTCCTTCCGGGTATTTCTATGATACGTTGTCCCAGGTTTTATATGTGAAGATTCCTGCTAATGCCGACAGTACGTACTCTGTCTTAATCGACAGCGTCGACATAACCGGCATAAGGAAAAATCCGAGCCCAGCATCGGGCTATGAGCTTGAACAGAATTATCCTAATCCATTCAATCCTACTACGGCGATCGGGTACCAGATTTCATCAGCCGCGGGCGAACGTATTACTCTGAAAGTTTACGATGTGCTTGGAAGAGAAATAAAGACTCTTGTAAATGAAGTTGAGAAGAAGGGAAGATACGTTGTGGAGTTCGATGGTAGCGCGCTTTCGAGCGGAGTTTATTTTTACAGGCTGAGCGCGGAACACTTCGTCCGGACAAAAGCGATGGTTTTGTTGAAATAGAATCGTGTGATGCAAGCCACAGAATGAAACTTGCTTCTGCTATTTGGAGTCCATAACTTCTGGTGCCAATAGGTTCATTATTCAGTCGGCATGAATGATTTGGAGGCTTCGAGAAATGTGAGAATATTTTTTGCGTTGTTGTTCTTCGAGTCAATTCGTCAGGGAAAGGTGAGTGGTCCAACGCGGATTGATAAAATGTTTTACGTCTGATCTTTTGAAAGTCGAGAAATGTCAGGGCGGCAAAATATCCTTCTTCAAGTAGCCCTTCAGCATGTCGGCAGAGTTTTTATAGATCGCCGGCCTGTTATGGCCATTTGGGAACGTGTATACATAATCCATCAATAAGTTAGGAGATATGACAATGAAAAATCCATCCAAATATTTCTTTCTTTTCATCCTGTTCATAATACAGAATGGCTACGGGCAACAGAAACAAACCTTGCCGGTTGTCGGGAAGTCGATACCGACTGTTTCGTTTTTTGTCGCGGCGGACTATTTTGCTCCGAAATTTGAAGATGTGGATGCGGTATTCCGGACGATCGAGAGAAATTACGCGCTTCCTGCCGGAAGTGATTTCAAAGACTATTATTCCGTGCTTGCCGGAATCAGATTTGCTCCTGTCCCGCAACATTCGATCCAGTTGGAATTCGGTGGAAGTCTTTTCAGATCGAGTCCAAGCGGATCCCTTGGTGAAGGTCGCTCGGCAAGTTTCATACATATGTACTACGCCGGCGGAACCTATCTATACAGTTTTCCTGTCGGTGCTGTAGACATTCTTCTTGGTTGCGGCCTGGGTTACGTGGGTTTGAATGCCGAGCGAACTTATCAAGGCCAATCCGGGGTTGCACAGGTGAATGCCGGTTTGACTCAAGCGCACGCACAGGTGGAGGTCGAATACATTGACGCTTCCGGCTTCTCGGTGGCGTTGGACGGTGGCTATTCTTTTGCGACGACTCTGTTTCCACAGCGTGCAGAAATTGATTTTACAATCAAAGGAATATACGCAGGAGTAAAAATAGGCATTCCACTCATAAAAACATTCTGAGCACGACTTTTCATTTAATCGAATCACCAAAAATATTGGAGGCTATATCATGGTTAAGCATTATTTATCACTTTTAAAACTGATTGTTCTGATTGTGATTGTCTCGATGGCGGGATGCAGCAAGAATTCTTCTACGCCACTATCTCCATCCGGACAAACCACCCAGCCGAAGGGAACTATCACAGGTCTTATTCGGAACTGGGTTACAAATGAGCCGGTGCCTCTTGCAAAGGTGTCGATTGGATATGATGGTACGGTTCAATCAACCACCTCCGACAGTGCGGGACAATTTTCTTTTTCCGGTGTCCCGGCAGGACAGTATCAGGTCGCGGGCGCCGGGGCGATATTCTCCGGTTCTTATACCGTAACGATTTCGATGGCCAAATATAATTCTTCGCAGAAGGATTCGACAAAAAAATACCGGGATTATTACTATAGAACGGCAACAATTTCGTTTACCTCTCTTATAAAGGGCGACTCTTCAGCAGTAGATGATATGGTGGGAGCCATGCTGCTCAACATATCTTATCTGAATACGACGGTGAAAGGAGAGGTAGTGAATCAAAACATGGAGCCTGTCTCGGGTGCTTTGGTCTCATTGTGGGATGAAAGTGTGAATCCAGGAGTTGTCATGGCTCAAACCTCAACGGCTGCGGATGGATCATATCAATTCATAAATGTGGATAACGGCTTGACGGTTAACATAAAGTCGATCAGCTCAGACGGCTCTCTGCAGGGACAGCTTCCTGGCAATCTCACACTTCCTCCGAACGTAACGACCGATCCTCTTCGCGTCGAAGTTTCTGCGGAACGGATCATGCTCGTACCATCTGACGACACAAGTCCGTTCGTCATCGGAATAAGCCCGGAGAATAACTTTGATATTTCTCCGACTAATCTTCAGATTGTCTACACATTCTCGGAGCCGATCAAACAAACCGTGTATACGGAGGTTGACGCTTCAACTCCGATCGGCAACCATACGATGCTTGATGACATAGTGCTGAACTTCGTCGGGATGAAGAAAACAGATGCCGCAGTCAATTTTTCAATGCAGTGGGATCCGACACATAGCCAGCTCACGATTTCGCCTCAAGGCCTCGTTGGCTCGGCACGGTACAGTCTCGACATGACTACAGTATTTAACTCTGGAAAGATTACCGATGCCGCCGGTAATGTGCTGGTCAATAATCCGCAGATCATCGGCGATTTCGAGGTTCTTAACTTCACCACGAGCGGCGGTTCGCCTATGCCGGCTGTGCCGGCTGTCTCTCGTCGATACGTACCAGGTTATTTCGGTAATCTCGATTACGATGGAGGAGCCGTTGGCCTGGAGTGGAGCTATGATGTAAACGCAAGAAGCTATAACGTTTACAGGAGCGTAAATGGAAGTCCTTACCAGCTGGATGCAAATGACGTCTATGCAATTCAATTCTCGGAAAATATCGGTTCGCTCGTTGTGCCGCTTGGTGCGACCAACCCTCTGAGTGCAGGCTCGGTCAGTTATAAAGTGACCGCCGTCAGTAAAGATCTCGTTGAGACTCAGGCGAGCGCCGTCGTCACGGTTACTGATAATGTTAATCCGAGATTGCTCAACGCGACAGTTGCTCCTGCCGGCGGCACGAACAACTGGATTTACACGTTGAGCTTTTCGGAACCATTAGACGTCTCCGAGGCGGAAAAAGTCAGTAGTTATTCGATCGTGAATACAGGCACGGTTACTTTCACGAAGACTGCCGCGAACTACGTCGGTTATTCAGGCGGCAACTACGTTGTTGAGCTTTCCGTAACCACGAGCGCAGCACTACCGGTTGGTTATACCATAGATGCAGTGGGGGTGATAGATCTTGCTGGCAACGCTATGGACCAAACAGCACACAGTTATACATTCTGATCTAATCATGTATGAACCTTGCGAAGGTTTTGAACCTTCGCAAGGTTGCTTGAAATCCATGAGGCGGTACTCCTTCAATTGGTTGTATTGATTCTATTCCCGGGAGCTTTGCTTCAAGCAAGATACGGTTTGCTTTTTTTGCACAACGGGAGTTAGATTGCTGAAGAAGCTAAAGGGAGGTTGATATGAAAAAAGCAAAACGACTCCACATGGACGTGGCAGTTCATTTCGCTATTGGGCTTATTTGTATGCTTGCCTTTTTGTTCGCAGGCTGCTATGTCGCCGAACAGGTTGTCCAGTTGAACAATCTAAGTGTTGACGGACAGGTGCACCAGGTTCCGATTCGTGTTAATGATAACGATATGTCGGGGCATTTACGTCTAACTCCGGTCTTCGAGCTTATGCCTAAAAGAAACCTGGATGGTGTCCTGCAAATTGGAACGAACAAGGAAATCTCCAGTCTCCCTCAGTATGATACGACAACCAACCTTCGATGGAACTTCCCCTCTTACGTGGCGGGCCTGAGTGCTGACTACGGCCTGTCGAAAATTATCTCATTCTCCGCCGGAGGGAATTATTCCCAGGTTGACGGGAAACATTTTTTTGAGTGGGACCTCGGGCTTGGATTATGCTTCGATGGAGAAAATAGCGGCGGTCGACTTGAGGCGGGACTTCAGTGGGAAAATATCTGGTACCGAGCGACTTTCGACAAGTACGAAGTCGATCATTACATTTTCGGTGGAGAAGACAGTGTCAAGTATTTGTATTCCTTCAGCTCGAATGGCAACCGCTCGAATGTCAACTTTTACGTGAATCTTACTTTGAACACGAAGTTCCATAGCTCGCCCGTGAATGGATTTGTGAGAATAGGGTACGGCTCGACATCACTCGTTGATAACGATGTGCTTTCGGGGCAGGAGCAGGGAGATGTTTCGCAATCGGTAAGCTTCATCAGTCTTACGCCGGGTCTCTTTCTCGACATCGGAGAGTGGAACCGAATAGTGCTAGGATGCCAATTTATTTCTCCGAGTTCGTTGAATACATCCAATCCGGAATGGCTCATCTCTCCCATGATCCAACTTGATTTCACGTTCTGAAAATTCAGATTGGAGGATCGGAGGAAAATCCGGCCGCAGAAGAGTGCGAATAATGGCGGAGTGACCTCCGTTGCAATGCGGTCGAGCGGCTGCTGCCGTCTTGAGACTGTGGCTCAGTTTTGGAGTGATCCACAGTGCTAATTCTACATGAAGTTACTTCTGCACTCTCGCGTTGTGTTTTTCGCGATAGATATGGCGGCCGGCCCGATTCTGCATGCGATTCAGTTGCGCCTTATTTCTTGGAGTCAGTTTGCCGCCGTGTTCCGCTTTGTCCATTTGCTTTGTTCTCTGGATTCGGGCTTGTTGCCGCTCGAGGTTTCGAGTTTCGCCCTTTGTCAGCTGGCCACTTTTCACGCCCTGCCTGATCCGCTTTTGCTGATTGATTTGCCGTTGTGCCACCTTAGGTCTTACCGGTGGTTGAGTCGTTTGTTCCTGTGCCATGGAGATGCCGGAGATTGCCAATGCCACAAAAATGGCAGTGATGAGGGTTTTCATCGTCGTCATCCTTTCTTTACGTGTCGTATGAACAAGTTTTGATATATCGGGTTGAGCATCCATATTGTTTGGTCATAATTTTCGACAGCAACACTGTATGGTGAGTTTAAGCTTGAAATGCCTTTATGTAGAAATAAAT of the Candidatus Acidiferrales bacterium genome contains:
- a CDS encoding PIG-L family deacetylase; protein product: MRAKNFFKDDRIVSYFVFLLVTGVISSSATSKTGITYRSEPVQQGSGFVLMCLSAHPDDENGATLAYYTHIKNVKAYSIFYTRGEGGQNVIGSELYKELAEMRTEETLAASKVLGTQVYFLNFPDFGFSKTAKETFRMWGGKDSVLSRIVYMIRSLRPDVIITNHDTITTLPDRQHGNHQAVGITAYEAFEKAADPTYHPEQLRHGVTVWQVKKLFFRVLRETELKKDSLVTIPVDTKYDNETIQQVAWDALKKHRTQGMDQLDFVNLPTVFRKSVYELVRSYKKYPYDPHDLFSGILPSERKTFPVPSIFTSDLKPFSFYVSPKYSLLSSVNPHGRNRSYDLETFNRTNAPLPITLYVYFGRHNIMIKRFVLPNSERYHLKVTLKLPETKRADDSLIFAALPHPRRRSSGLRFQRDVAVLRRVRAKYDTSDNIGLVNTYDNTLQETLDAFGIRYQVLDSSSLAAENLTKFTSIVLDIRAYLYRHDLVEYNDRILDYVNNGGNVVCFYNRPPEWNGHAFAPYPINITKERVTEETQPVTVLDPSNKLFHSPNQILPSDWNGWVQERNIYLPDGDTTKTSGKYERLLAMSDEDETVPSTSLLQAKYGKGTYTYTSLALYRQVKILNEGGMKLLFNLISQPRNGN
- a CDS encoding APC family permease, translated to MSQAKIENPHLLRGLTLSGAISLNMIDMIGVGPFITIPLIISAMGGPQAMLGWILGALLAMCDGMVWAELGAAMPSSGGTYRYLSEIYGKFGRMMSFIFIWQLVFSAPLSIASGCIGLAEYSTYFLPGLNRVFFSIDKVISIPFAGTLTASFDIRAFTIIAIAALLLAVLLLYRKITVINKLSRLLWVVVMAAVMWVIFAGITHFDRRVAFDFPQGAFSLSKEFFLGLGSAMLISVYDYWGYYNVCFLGDEVKEPAKTIPRTIIISIALVAFIYIVMNISIIGVVPWRELVKGTGEGRYLISAMMERLYGSWAGMAATFLIMWTAFASVFSLLLGYSRIPFAAARDGNFFGAFAKIHEKDDFPYVSLLTLGAVAALFCFLRLADVIAALVVIRILIQFLSQTAGFIAWRWKNPGAPRPFKMWLYPVPALISITGFLFLLISRRNFTNEIRYALIIFVAGLAIYFARAYKRREWPFIVTRVQ
- a CDS encoding carboxypeptidase regulatory-like domain-containing protein produces the protein MVKHYLSLLKLIVLIVIVSMAGCSKNSSTPLSPSGQTTQPKGTITGLIRNWVTNEPVPLAKVSIGYDGTVQSTTSDSAGQFSFSGVPAGQYQVAGAGAIFSGSYTVTISMAKYNSSQKDSTKKYRDYYYRTATISFTSLIKGDSSAVDDMVGAMLLNISYLNTTVKGEVVNQNMEPVSGALVSLWDESVNPGVVMAQTSTAADGSYQFINVDNGLTVNIKSISSDGSLQGQLPGNLTLPPNVTTDPLRVEVSAERIMLVPSDDTSPFVIGISPENNFDISPTNLQIVYTFSEPIKQTVYTEVDASTPIGNHTMLDDIVLNFVGMKKTDAAVNFSMQWDPTHSQLTISPQGLVGSARYSLDMTTVFNSGKITDAAGNVLVNNPQIIGDFEVLNFTTSGGSPMPAVPAVSRRYVPGYFGNLDYDGGAVGLEWSYDVNARSYNVYRSVNGSPYQLDANDVYAIQFSENIGSLVVPLGATNPLSAGSVSYKVTAVSKDLVETQASAVVTVTDNVNPRLLNATVAPAGGTNNWIYTLSFSEPLDVSEAEKVSSYSIVNTGTVTFTKTAANYVGYSGGNYVVELSVTTSAALPVGYTIDAVGVIDLAGNAMDQTAHSYTF
- a CDS encoding TIM-barrel domain-containing protein; the encoded protein is MSRFKLMPPKMANKIFFFFLMALVSPSRAQTYLGDFRSFVVSGRTIMVQADTSAVKFIFYKPNIVRVDFMPSLTTTFDTSLVVIVDTTIPANYFVADSDSTFTIKSSSLQIVCRKFPLRVGFYSAGGESLVKEPASGGAGSSKSKRIANFFVKPSEHFYGTGERGMSLDLRGQAFDNYNEQHGGYGSPVPPTMNVNIPFMISSGNYGIYFDDTYRGHFDVGNSNPNVFTYTADGGELSYYFICDSTMKDVLADYTWLTGRPPLLPRWAYGYIQSKYGYRNDTDASQMIQRMRNDSIPCDAIVLDLYWFQNMGDLSWNTGSWPNPNQTTENFLSQGFKTIVITEPYITQPSLNFSEANNLGYLAKSSADQSYILGNWWSCGCNAGLLDITNPAARAWWWGKYNSIFQTGVSGLWTDLGEPERDYGDMKFYTGSDSMVHNIYDFLWAKTLFEGFNNSFSNLRMFNLTRSGYAGIQRFGVVTWSGDVSKTFGGLAVQLPLLLNMGMSGIVYHNSDIGGFDNGSTTPELYARWMEFGAFCPVMRAHGYDGDNGTEPWSFGTQTEEIVRNIIKLRYCLLPYNYTAANEAYTTGMPMARPLVLEYSNDPNVYNESSAYLWGDDFLVAPVVQSGQTTQMLYLPQGKWVEYWTDKVYNGGTTVTTSAPLNEVPLFVKAGSIIPMQPAVNYVDEFPSDTMDLAIYPDPDNASTFSLYEDDGKTLAYQKGAFATTHFSEAITDGSRTMEITVGSSIGDYNGKPADRVYVCAIHKASNVPADVRFFNVSSGANYRLDLLVSRGSLDAVPSGYFYDTLSQVLYVKIPANADSTYSVLIDSVDITGIRKNPSPASGYELEQNYPNPFNPTTAIGYQISSAAGERITLKVYDVLGREIKTLVNEVEKKGRYVVEFDGSALSSGVYFYRLSAEHFVRTKAMVLLK